One genomic region from Salvia hispanica cultivar TCC Black 2014 chromosome 2, UniMelb_Shisp_WGS_1.0, whole genome shotgun sequence encodes:
- the LOC125204682 gene encoding protein phosphatase inhibitor 2-like — protein MSRVKWNEDNLAEIEANKPVRQKITEPKTPYHPMIDDEDDGDSSSPSRRGGFGDHFEDALNILATSSSFNDVGSSSKTGSHHSGWTSSDDDADAMDQDEEDSDSERRRSFKEHRKDHYDEFLKIKELRRNGSQLEEASDDETSITAGVKDIDIQESSRPANGS, from the exons AT GTCACGAGTgaaatggaatgaagataATTTAGCTGAAATTGAGGCAAACAAACCTGTCAGGCAGAAAATAACTGAACCAAAGACACCGTACCATCCCATGATTGACGATGAAGATGATGGTG ATTCATCATCTCCTTCGAGAAGAGGAGGTTTCGGGGATCATTTTGAAGATGCATTGAATATActagcgacatcatcttcatTTAATGATGTAGGCTCCTCTAGTAAGACTGGCTCACATCACTCAGGCTGGACATCATCTGATGATGATGCAGACGCAATGGATCAAGATGAAGAAG ATTCTGATTCGGAGAGGCGCAGGAGCTTTAAGGAGCATAGGAAAGATCACTATGACGAGtttctcaaaattaaagaGTTGCGTCGAAATGGATCCCAACTGGAAGAAGCATCTGACGATGAAACCTCAATAACTGCTGGTGTGAAAGACATTGATATTCAGGAATCATCTCGACCTGCAAATGGATCTTAA
- the LOC125203600 gene encoding uncharacterized protein LOC125203600: MKLTTEIFSTSNLILHAAFAISLTLILSLLKIPALFLHGLHTYIHPDDVNPNATTSSGIRAAIRRPGAADSEHPKPRKKSKENFEFDENKAQIFRLKLTEGHLQSRIYFGDFYTAFNFSVIGFLSLSLHRFLRIDADSGLVKSGTIIPLLLGLVGVSRLFILIIRVGFQRSASKRSERQLSFVCGVLGFLFGLIIAFGIVPDWILDFSFESLDGLGKFFLAVSMGSTVGYLYIPALRYARAFWLGTDQIRSNLSIISCGWLSRTLLYASYIMTVFTSLLWISPFADLLINGGASRSHMATNRREVIEIASRLGMPRSSFDNVRSWCLFGSGILQFLTLRPNIQLFLNEAVLCWYQRLHASKVPDLEYSRAKVFLHNHYLCLAVVQFFVPAMMILLLFGLSQLDDGFLKGTPGVHNFKLYSAWVKEVAFFMAWWIIFVWSVLSSAILALYRHGTLYVS; encoded by the coding sequence ATGAAGCTTACAACAGAGATATTCTCAACAAGCAATCTCATTCTGCACGCAGCCTTTGCAATATCCCTCACACTCATCCTCTCTCTTCTCAAGATCCCAGCTTTATTTCTTCATGGTCTCCACACTTACATTCACCCAGATGATGTCAATCCCAACGCCACCACATCTAGCGGAATCCGAGCGGCAATCAGGAGGCCAGGCGCCGCCGACTCCGAACACCCCAAGCCCAGAAAGAAATCCAAGGAGAACTTCGAGTTCGACGAGAATAAAGCTCAGATCTTTAGACTCAAACTCACTGAAGGTCACCTCCAATCCAGAATTTATTTCGGCGATTTTTACACCGCTTTTAATTTCTCCGTTATTGGGTTTCTGTCTCTGTCGCTTCATAGATTCTTGAGGATCGATGCTGATTCCGGATTGGTGAAAAGTGGGACAATAATACCTCTTTTGTTAGGGCTCGTGGGCGTTTCAAGATTGTTCATCTTGATCATTAGGGTCGGATTTCAGAGGTCCGCATCGAAGAGGTCTGAGAGGCAATTGAGCTTCGTGTGTGGGGTTTTGGGGTTTCTGTTTGGGTTGATTATTGCTTTTGGGATTGTTCCTGATTGGATTCTTGATTTTAGCTTTGAATCATTGGATGGTTTAGGTAAATTTTTTCTTGCTGTTTCCATGGGATCTACTGTGGGTTATCTCTACATTCCTGCTTTGCGATATGCACGGGCTTTTTGGCTCGGAACTGATCAAATCCGCTCTAATTTGTCGATAATTTCGTGCGGATGGTTGTCAAGAACACTTCTTTATGCTAGTTACATAATGACTGTCTTCACTTCATTGCTTTGGATTAGCCCTTTTGCTGACCTCCTCATTAATGGTGGCGCGAGTAGATCACATATGGCTACTAATAGGAGAGAGGTCATTGAAATAGCTAGCCGTCTTGGTATGCCAAGATCGAGTTTTGACAATGTGAGGAGCTGGTGTTTGTTTGGTTCAGGAATACTGCAGTTTTTAACCTTGAGGCCTAACATACAGTTGTTCCTAAACGAAGCCGTGCTGTGTTGGTACCAAAGACTGCACGCCAGCAAAGTTCCGGACTTGGAATATAGCAGGGCGAAGGTCTTTCTTCACAACCACTACCTGTGCCTAGCAGTTGTGCAATTCTTTGTGCCTGCCATGATGATACTTCTTCTGTTTGGCTTGTCTCAACTCGATGATGGTTTCCTTAAAGGTACCCCGGGGGTTCATAACTTTAAACTTTACTCGGCTTGGGTGAAAGAAGTTGCCTTCTTTATGGCTTGGTGGATTATCTTTGTTTGGAGTGTGCTTAGCTCAGCCATCCTTGCCTTGTATCGCCATGGAACTTTATATGTTTCCTGA
- the LOC125203187 gene encoding E3 ubiquitin-protein ligase XBAT33 — MGNSFGCSASGERLVSAARDGDFVEAKMLLDCNPHLAKYSTFGGLNSPLHFAAAKGHNEIVALLLHNGADVNSRNYCGQTALMQACRYGHWEVVQTLLLFRCNVTRADYLSGRTALHFATVNGHVRCMRLVLSDFVPSALFEPQNAQTVSDGSDGSNSKTSALSKFVNKAADGGITALHMAALNGYFDCVQLLLDLHASVSAVTFHYGTSMDLIGAGSTPLHYAACGGHIKCCQILLAKGASRLSLNCNGWLPIDVARMWGRHWLEPLLAPNSDLPLPTFPHSNYLSLPLLSVLNIARDYGLQSSATGSDDTDICAVCLERACSVAAEGCAHELCVRCALYLCSTSSIPSESSTPPGSIPCPFCRHAILYFVKIPGSSSKDIKLPLSLGLCTPCMLHPREREQDTTSEVAGSPDKRKNRVASVSSDMFCPVTCSLFPSVTIPLCTCNEGPCPDFDSREREPPEESPPPPPHHHPQPEPREREKLEGVRSERTTCSNMFWGRRSCSRENQCNAEINA, encoded by the exons ATGGGGAATTCGTTTGGCTGCTCAGCTTCAGGAGAAAGATTGGTCTCCGCAGCGAGAGATGGGGATTTTGTTGAGGCGAAGATGCTTTTGGATTGCAATCCGCACCTTGCAAAGTACTCAACTTTCGGTGGCTTGAACTCTCCTCTTCATTTCGCTGCCGCCAAGGGCCACAACGAG ATTGTGGCATTGTTGCTACACAACGGGGCTGATGTCAATTCAAGGAATTATTGTGGACAG ACAGCTCTGATGCAAGCGTGTCGATATGGACATTGGGAAGTTGTTCAAACTCTTCTTCTCTTTAGATGCAAT GTTACTAGAGCAGATTATCTTAGTGGAAGGACTGCTCTCCATTTTGCAACTGTCAATGGACACGTGCGATGCATGCGATTGGTGCTCAGTGATTTTGTTCCAAGTGCTCTGTTCGAGCCTCAGAATGCCCAAACAGTTAGTGACGGAAGTGATGGTTCTAATAGTAAAACCAG TGCTCTCTCTAAGTTTGTAAACAAGGCTGCAGATGGTGGCATTACTGCTCTTCATATGGCTGCGTTGAATGGATATTTTGACTGTGTTCAGCTCCTACTTGACCTTCATGCCAGTGTATCAGCCGTAACATTTCATTATGGCACATCGATGGATTTGATAG GGGCTGGGAGCACTCCTTTGCACTATGCTGCATGTGGAGGACATATAAAGTGCTGCCAG ATCCTTCTTGCTAAAGGTGCTAGTCGTTTGTCGCTGAACTGCAACGG ATGGCTGCCTATTGATGTTGCAAGGATGTGGGGGCGTCATTGGCTTGAGCCACTGCTGGCGCCTAATTCTGATTTGCCACTCCCAACTTTTCCacattctaattatttatcacTTCCACTACTGAGTGTCCTAAATATAGCTAG AGACTATGGATTGCAATCCTCAGCTACTGGGTCAGATGATACGGATATCTGTGCTGTTTGCCTCGAGAGAGCTTGTAGTGTGGCTGCTGAAG GATGTGCACATGAACTGTGTGTAAGATGTGCTCTCTACCTTTGCTCAACCAGTAGCATTCCTTCGGAATCTTCAACACCTCCTGGTTCCATTCCTTGCCCCTTCTGCCGGCACGCCATTctatattttgtcaaaatacCCGGTTCTTCATCTAAAGACATAAAACTGCCCTTATCCCTTGGCTTATGCACCCCCTGCATGCTTCATCCAAGAGAACGTGAGCAGGACACCACATCAGAGGTTGCTGGCTCACCTGACAAGAGGAAGAATCGTGTTGCCTCTGTCTCCTCAGATATGTTCTGTCCGGTCACTTGTAGTCTGTTTCCCTCGGTGACTATCCCGTTGTGTACATGCAACGAAGGCCCTTGCCCTGATTTTGATTCCAGAGAAAGAGAACCTCCAGAAGagtctcctcctcctcctcctcatcatcatcCACAGCCTGAACCAAGGGAACGGGAAAAACTGGAGGGGGTGAGATCAGAGAGAACGACATGTTCGAATATGTTCTGGGGTAGAAGAAGCTGCAGTAGGGAGAATCAATGCAATGCAGAGATCAACGCATGA